One Malus sylvestris chromosome 14, drMalSylv7.2, whole genome shotgun sequence DNA segment encodes these proteins:
- the LOC126599839 gene encoding nuclear poly(A) polymerase 1-like, which yields MGSPALSNRNNGQRLGITEPISLGGPTEYDVIKTRELEKYLQDAGLYESQEEAVGREEVLGRLDQIVKTWVKTISRTKGLNEQLVHEANAKIFTFGSYRLGVHGPGADIDTLCVGPRHATREGDFFGELHRMLSEMSEVTELHPVPDAHVPVMKFKFSGVSIDLLYAQLALWVVPEDLDISQDSILQNADEQTVRSLNGCRVTDQILRLVPNIQSFRTTLRCMRLWAKCRGVYSNVTGFLGGINWALLVARICQLYPNALPNMLVSRFFRVYTQWRWPNPVMLCAIEDGSLGLQVWDPRRYIKDKYHLMPIITPAYPSMNSSYNVSASTLRIMLEEFQRGNEICEAMEANKADWDTLFESYAFFEAYKNYLQIDISAENADDFRKWKGWVESRLRQLTLKIERYTYDMLQCHPHPGDFSDRMRPFHSSFFMGLQRKQGVPVTEGEQFDIRGTVEEFKNAVNHYTLLKPGMEIRVSHVKRRNIPNFVFPGGVRPLRPSKVTWDSRRSSELKASGDAQAEKSCEGNGSDSGQKRKRADDNVESDSRDAKSLHLCSDEVCEATPPISNFSSFSTKCDSIDANKNDNNNVKISLGKIENPADIPYQNGQTEVSSRCNPPVNSLFSAVNTSSSKEGVLEKIMVGPCVSHQALPEVDELEDDLEYRHQVKDLSGNMKVGQMEASEESVSVATPVSYSNGAGTSTDLYNGGSEELEPAELMAPFSNGTPSPPVAQRKPIIRLNFTSLAKAAGKSS from the exons ATGGGGAGCCCTGCATTAAGCAACCGAAATAATGGGCAGCGGTTAGGCATTACAGAGCCCATTTCTCTGGGCGGTCCGACGGAGTATGATGTGATCAAAACTCGAGAACTCGAAAAG TATTTGCAAGATGCTGGATTGTACGAGAGTCAGGAAGAGGCTGTGGGTAGGGAGGAGGTTCTTGGCAGGCTAGACCAG ATTGTGAAGACGTGGGTTAAAACAATTAGCCGGACGAAGGGTTTGAACGAGCAATTGGTGCATGAAGCAAATGCTAAGATTTTCACCTTCGGTTCATATCGGCTAGGG GTTCATGGCCCTGGAGCAGATATAGACACACTCTGTGTTGGACCTAGACATGCAACTCGAGAA GGAGATTTCTTTGGCGAGTTACATAGGATGCTGTCTGAGATGTCTGAAGTGACAGAGTTGCATCCCGTTCCTGATGCTCACGTCCCAGTTATGAAATTTAAGTTCAGTGGGGTTTCAATAGATCTTCTTTATGCACAACTGGCACTTTGGGTTGTTCCTGAA GACTTGGATATATCACAAGACTCAATACTACAGAATGCAGATGAACAGACAGTTCGTAGTCTCAATGGCTGTAGAGTTACAGACCAAATTCTGCGTTTAGTCCCTAACATTCAG AGTTTCCGCACAACATTAAGATGCATGAGGTTATGGGCAAAGTGTCGTGGTGTTTATTCAAAT GTTACAGGGTTTCTTGGTGGTATAAACTGGGCATTGCTTGTTGCTCGCATATGCCAACTTTACCCGAATGCACTGCCTAATATGCTAGTTTCTCGGTTCTTCAGGGTATATACTCAGTGGCGTTGGCCAAACCCAGTCATGCTTTGTGCTATTGAAGATGGGTCTCTTGGACTTCAGGTTTGGGATCCTAGAAGATATATAAAGGACAAGTATCATTTGATGCCTATAATTACTCCGGCTTATCCCAGTATGAACTCTAGCTACAATGTGTCCGCAAGTACTTTGCGTATCATGTTAGAGGAGTTTCAGAGGGGTAATGAAATCTGTGAG GCTATGGAAGCAAATAAGGCTGATTGGGATACCCTTTTTGAGTCTTATGCTTTCTTTGAAGCATATAAGAATTATTTACAGATAGACATCAGTGCAGAAAATGCTGATGACTTTAGAAAATGGAAAGGCTGGGTTGAGTCTCGTCTCCGTCAACTAACCCTGAAG ATTGAGAGGTACACATATGACATGCTGCAGTGTCACCCGCATCCAGGTGATTTTTCAGACAGAATGAGACCTTTTCATAGTTCGTTCTTTATGGGCCTACAACGAAAACAAGGAGTTCCAGTCACTGAAGGCGAGCAGTTTGACATAAGGGGAACTGTTGAGGAATTTAAGAATGCTGTCAACCATTACACGTTATTGAAGCCTGGAATGGAGATCCGTGTATCCCATGTAAAACGCAGAAACATTCCTAATTTTGTGTTTCCTGGTGGTGTTCGACCATTGCGCCCATCAAAAGTTACTTGGGACAGCAGGCGTAGTTCAGAACTGAAGGCTTCTGGTGATGCTCAAGCAGAAAAATCATGTGAAGGAAATGGATCAGATAGTGGACAGAAGAGAAAGCGGGCGGATGATAATGTAGAGTCTGACTCAAGGGATGCCAAGTCTTTACATCTCTGCAGTGATGAAGTTTGTGAGGCTACCCCTCCTATCAGCAATTTCAGTTCATTTTCCACAAAATGTGACAGTATCGATGCAAACAAAAATGACAATAATAACGTGAAAATTAGCTTAGGGAAGATAGAAAACCCGGCAGACATTCCTTATCAGAATGGTCAGACTGAAGTATCGTCAAGGTGCAATCCACCAGTCAATAGTCTATTTTCTGCTGTGAATACATCAAGTTCTAAAGAAGGGGTACTAGAGAAGATTATGGTCGGTCCATGTGTTTCCCACCAAGCTTTGCCAGAAGTGGATGAGCTTGAAGATGATTTGGAATATAGACATCAAGTGAAGGACCTTTCAGGAAATATGAAGGTCGGTCAAATGGAGGCTTCGGAGGAGAGTGTGTCAGTTGCAACGCCAGTAAGTTATAGCAATGGAGCTGGCACTTCCACCGATTTATATAATGGAGGATCAGAGGAACTTGAG CCTGCTGAACTTATGGCGCCATTCTCAAATGGAACCCCTTCTCCGCCTGTGGCTCAGAGAAAGCCGATCATCAG GTTGAATTTCACTTCATTGGCCAAAGCTGCTGGTAAAAGCTCATAA